A window from Flavobacterium sp. 83 encodes these proteins:
- a CDS encoding GDSL-type esterase/lipase family protein codes for MKNKTFLIVLLIAFISNAQKTIPLYQGKAPGSENWNWLEKEMFSQTFQTQVVYNVSQPTLTMYAPDKPLANGTAMIICPGGGFHTLSINSEGIEVAKWLNSKGITAFVLKYRLVKSETDDPVKELFPLFENRKKLDSINAPIVTLAIADGLTAIQYVRDHAAEYAIEKNRIGIIGFSAGGTVAIGTVFNSKGSNRPDFAAPIYAYTGALKNTIVPADAPPLFIAAASDDQLGLAPNSVKTYSDWLAAGKSAELHIYSKGGHGFGMRKLDLPVESWKDRFGDWLELQGLLWSEHPTGLSAHFKTQKAFNQFLKEREDNLHTDWAFLKRYELENKNLPAPKPNENRVVFLGNSIFENWKALDSTWFAEKKYLDRRISGQTTGQTLVRFKQDVINLKPALVVINGGTNDVSEMTGPYVEENTLNNIISMVELAKANNIKVVLTSVLPAYNFAWKPSIQPIDKIIQLNKRIKEYASKNNIVYLDYYSPLVDERKGIKKELTEDGVHPTLAGYKIMEPLTVKAIEETLKIK; via the coding sequence ATGAAAAATAAAACCTTTTTAATTGTATTATTGATTGCATTTATTTCAAATGCTCAAAAAACCATTCCACTATATCAAGGTAAAGCACCTGGTTCAGAAAACTGGAATTGGCTGGAAAAAGAAATGTTTTCACAGACATTTCAAACCCAAGTGGTGTACAATGTTTCCCAACCGACGCTTACAATGTATGCACCGGACAAACCATTGGCAAATGGAACTGCAATGATTATTTGTCCCGGAGGCGGTTTCCATACTTTATCTATAAACAGTGAAGGAATTGAAGTTGCCAAATGGTTAAATTCAAAAGGAATAACGGCCTTTGTATTAAAATACCGACTCGTAAAAAGTGAAACTGATGACCCTGTAAAAGAGCTTTTTCCATTATTTGAAAACAGAAAAAAATTAGATTCCATCAATGCTCCCATTGTCACTCTGGCTATTGCCGATGGATTAACTGCAATACAATACGTGAGAGATCACGCAGCTGAATATGCTATTGAGAAAAACAGAATCGGAATTATAGGTTTCTCGGCTGGAGGAACAGTAGCAATTGGCACCGTTTTCAATTCAAAAGGAAGCAATCGTCCAGATTTTGCAGCGCCAATTTACGCCTATACAGGAGCTTTAAAAAATACAATTGTTCCAGCAGATGCTCCTCCTCTATTTATCGCAGCCGCTTCAGATGACCAATTGGGTTTAGCACCCAATAGTGTAAAAACCTATAGCGATTGGTTGGCCGCAGGAAAATCGGCAGAATTACATATTTATTCTAAAGGAGGTCACGGTTTTGGGATGCGTAAACTGGATTTACCTGTCGAAAGTTGGAAAGACCGTTTTGGAGATTGGTTGGAACTACAAGGATTATTATGGTCCGAACATCCAACAGGTTTGTCGGCACATTTCAAAACGCAAAAGGCATTCAATCAGTTTTTAAAAGAAAGAGAAGATAATTTACATACCGATTGGGCTTTCCTAAAACGATACGAACTAGAAAATAAAAATTTGCCTGCTCCAAAACCTAACGAAAACAGAGTCGTGTTTTTAGGTAATTCCATTTTTGAAAACTGGAAAGCACTTGATTCTACATGGTTTGCAGAAAAAAAATACCTTGATCGACGGATTAGTGGTCAAACAACGGGGCAAACCTTAGTTCGCTTCAAACAAGATGTTATCAATTTAAAACCTGCCCTAGTTGTCATCAATGGTGGAACAAATGATGTTAGTGAAATGACTGGTCCTTATGTAGAAGAAAACACCTTAAATAATATCATTTCGATGGTCGAATTAGCCAAAGCAAATAATATAAAAGTAGTTTTAACATCCGTTTTACCAGCTTATAATTTTGCTTGGAAACCTAGTATACAACCAATCGATAAAATAATACAGCTAAACAAGAGGATTAAAGAATATGCTTCAAAAAACAATATCGTTTATCTCGATTATTATTCCCCATTAGTGGATGAAAGAAAAGGAATAAAAAAGGAGCTTACCGAAGATGGTGTTCATCCTACATTGGCAGGCTATAAAATTATGGAGCCTTTGACTGTAAAGGCAATTGAAGAGACTCTAAAAATAAAATAA
- a CDS encoding VOC family protein codes for MSSNKMNPIYLKAHHVGISIANMQEAIAWYQKTLDFEFCWEKDFPEIKTKIAFLQHGDFKIELFEHYETEAIPEARKHPLSDIRQQGTKHICYEVESGLIALFERFKNTGVDVVMGPLLSPPQDAMMGFIRDTTGNLIEIIELL; via the coding sequence ATGAGTTCGAATAAAATGAATCCAATCTATTTAAAAGCACACCATGTAGGAATAAGCATTGCCAATATGCAAGAAGCAATCGCTTGGTATCAAAAAACTTTAGATTTTGAGTTTTGTTGGGAAAAAGATTTTCCAGAAATAAAAACTAAAATTGCGTTTCTGCAACATGGTGATTTTAAAATAGAATTGTTTGAGCATTATGAAACCGAAGCCATTCCAGAAGCACGAAAACATCCGCTGTCGGATATTCGCCAACAAGGGACAAAACATATTTGTTATGAAGTCGAATCCGGTCTAATAGCATTATTCGAACGCTTTAAGAACACAGGAGTTGATGTTGTCATGGGTCCTTTATTGAGCCCTCCCCAAGATGCTATGATGGGATTCATCAGGGATACTACTGGAAATTTAATTGAGATTATAGAACTATTATAA
- a CDS encoding FAD-binding oxidoreductase yields MNFKGKIYYKGDAGYEEARVGRVFNHLRPNRYPIAVFFPKDADDVVEAVKLANEKSYKIATRSGGHSWAVWSVRDEGILLDLKHLNTISLNKETSIVSAGPATKGGHELAPFLKENDLFFAGGHCPTVGIGGFLLQGGQGWNARGWGWAAEQIESIDVVTANGELVKADANQNSDLFWAARGAGPGFFGVVTCFHLKTRPLPKAITASTYVYPANVCEGVLHWLQTMHTTVTNTVEIVAVGQTFEFGTGMVVHAMAFEDTTEAAQKALAPFEECPFIDQAIVHKTAQPTTLAAEYEVQVKNNPEGHRWAVSNAWLKGNPDEIVPVIKDSFIKLPNEKTFTLWFSMAPLRQLPDMAFSLQTDIYLAIYTLWETEEEDKKCKTWLNEQINRIEKVTEGQYLGDSDFTKHQRRFISDANFTKLQAIRALRDPKGLFHSYLAKSDETINTNEFE; encoded by the coding sequence ATGAATTTCAAAGGTAAAATATATTATAAAGGAGATGCCGGTTACGAAGAAGCGCGAGTTGGCAGAGTCTTCAATCACCTTCGTCCTAATCGATATCCTATTGCTGTTTTTTTTCCAAAAGACGCTGATGATGTTGTTGAAGCAGTAAAATTAGCAAACGAAAAATCATACAAAATAGCCACACGTTCAGGAGGACATAGTTGGGCTGTGTGGAGTGTACGCGATGAAGGTATTTTATTGGATTTAAAACATTTAAATACAATATCCTTAAACAAAGAGACTAGTATTGTAAGTGCTGGCCCTGCTACCAAAGGAGGACATGAACTGGCTCCTTTTTTAAAAGAAAATGACCTGTTTTTCGCAGGAGGTCATTGCCCTACTGTTGGCATTGGTGGCTTTTTATTACAAGGAGGGCAAGGTTGGAATGCCCGCGGCTGGGGCTGGGCTGCGGAACAAATTGAATCGATTGATGTGGTAACTGCCAATGGAGAATTGGTCAAAGCAGATGCTAATCAAAATTCGGATCTCTTTTGGGCTGCTCGAGGAGCCGGACCAGGATTTTTTGGTGTTGTTACTTGCTTCCATTTAAAGACTCGCCCACTCCCAAAAGCGATAACTGCCAGTACGTATGTGTATCCCGCTAACGTTTGTGAAGGGGTATTACATTGGCTGCAGACCATGCACACGACTGTTACAAATACTGTAGAAATCGTAGCAGTAGGGCAAACATTCGAGTTTGGAACAGGAATGGTCGTTCATGCCATGGCATTTGAAGACACAACTGAAGCCGCCCAAAAAGCGCTTGCCCCTTTTGAAGAATGTCCATTTATAGATCAAGCAATAGTGCATAAAACCGCTCAGCCTACAACATTGGCAGCTGAGTATGAAGTACAAGTCAAAAACAATCCCGAAGGACATAGATGGGCTGTAAGTAATGCATGGTTGAAAGGAAATCCAGATGAAATAGTTCCTGTGATTAAGGATAGTTTTATAAAATTGCCCAACGAAAAAACATTTACACTCTGGTTTAGTATGGCACCTTTACGTCAATTACCAGACATGGCTTTTTCGCTTCAAACCGATATTTATTTAGCAATTTATACGCTTTGGGAAACGGAAGAAGAAGACAAAAAATGCAAAACTTGGCTCAACGAACAAATAAATCGAATAGAAAAAGTAACCGAAGGGCAATATCTTGGGGATTCGGATTTTACTAAACATCAAAGAAGATTTATATCGGATGCAAATTTTACAAAACTACAGGCAATAAGAGCCCTAAGGGACCCAAAAGGGTTATTTCATTCTTATTTAGCAAAATCAGACGAGACAATAAACACAAATGAGTTCGAATAA
- a CDS encoding SDR family NAD(P)-dependent oxidoreductase — protein MIQKKYNQRLLGKTAIVTGIGAGIGKGCALLFAREGANVFGCDINAAAAEATLEMARNEGLTMQSFHPSDLTKEKDVELLMEKAVEAFGGIDIVVNAAAFCAFEWIEDLDYETTWKRSIAGELDIVFLSCQKAWKYLKINGGSIINFASANARQALKGSPALVHCATKGAVYSMSIQMAMEGGPHKIRVNTISPGLVHTEATSHLVNDPEVRPFLNDKHMIGRIGSPDDIAYAALYLASDESSWVTAADFPIDGGASKW, from the coding sequence ATGATACAAAAAAAATACAATCAGAGACTTTTAGGTAAAACTGCAATAGTAACTGGTATTGGTGCGGGTATTGGAAAAGGATGTGCATTACTATTTGCTCGAGAAGGAGCCAATGTTTTTGGTTGCGATATCAATGCTGCTGCTGCCGAAGCTACTCTTGAAATGGCTCGCAATGAAGGTTTAACAATGCAAAGTTTTCATCCTTCAGACCTAACCAAAGAGAAAGATGTTGAACTATTAATGGAAAAAGCTGTTGAAGCTTTTGGAGGCATTGATATTGTTGTAAATGCTGCTGCCTTTTGTGCTTTTGAATGGATTGAAGATTTAGATTACGAAACTACTTGGAAAAGAAGTATTGCAGGAGAATTAGATATCGTTTTTTTGAGCTGCCAAAAAGCTTGGAAATATTTAAAAATAAATGGGGGTTCTATCATCAATTTTGCTTCTGCCAATGCGAGACAAGCATTAAAAGGTTCTCCCGCATTAGTGCATTGTGCTACTAAAGGAGCTGTTTATTCCATGTCGATACAAATGGCAATGGAAGGTGGACCACACAAGATTCGGGTAAATACCATTTCGCCAGGACTGGTTCACACGGAGGCAACATCACATTTAGTCAATGATCCTGAGGTTAGACCTTTTCTAAACGACAAGCACATGATTGGTCGAATTGGTTCTCCTGATGACATTGCCTATGCCGCTTTGTATTTAGCTTCTGATGAATCCAGTTGGGTTACAGCTGCCGATTTTCCTATTGATGGTGGTGCATCTAAGTGGTAG
- a CDS encoding glycoside hydrolase family 1 protein, with amino-acid sequence MKKIIATLSLIILSGIALKAQNQTPFLWGVASAAYQVEGNYQADGKGESKWDFLTNKVGVTQFIIGKKETGNVAINMYDRTQYLKDIQLMKELGVNSYRFSLDWSRIIPDGVGAVNEKALAHYDLLIDDLKVAGIEPVVTLYHFDYPFALVQKEGWGNPEMINWYKNYAKIALERYGKKVKHFITFNEPYIEFFVAEYLMNMEQSKEPAVTRFARGMMKVHREMVASAEVIKMYHEMNLGGKIGMTFNFSPCSPLDPNNPNDVKASALQEKLLNTVFLDGYFKGTYPKEVLDMFTKYDPAFLPTAADMKILAANKPDFLGVNFYAPALVKYDAAEPFEMKWMDVNTDKVKSANGPVRPEELYKFLVKIKKEYNNPQIMITENGASFKNNEDTVISGKVNDVLRADYIKRHIEAVVKAKKEGVRMIGYFAWSGWDNFEWVFGYTSRFGLIHVNFDTQERIPKQSYFEYQKLIKEYKN; translated from the coding sequence ATGAAAAAAATTATTGCAACCTTAAGCTTAATCATTCTTTCGGGAATTGCTTTAAAAGCACAAAATCAAACTCCCTTTCTATGGGGAGTAGCTTCTGCAGCATACCAAGTGGAAGGCAACTATCAAGCGGATGGTAAAGGCGAGTCAAAATGGGATTTTTTGACCAATAAAGTAGGTGTAACTCAATTCATCATCGGTAAAAAAGAAACAGGAAATGTCGCTATCAATATGTATGATAGAACACAATACCTTAAAGACATTCAATTGATGAAAGAATTAGGGGTTAACTCCTACCGTTTTTCATTAGACTGGAGCCGTATTATACCTGATGGTGTTGGTGCTGTAAACGAAAAAGCACTAGCTCATTATGACCTTTTAATTGATGATTTAAAAGTGGCTGGAATAGAACCGGTAGTTACGCTTTATCATTTTGATTACCCTTTCGCTTTAGTACAAAAAGAAGGCTGGGGAAATCCGGAAATGATTAACTGGTATAAAAACTATGCTAAAATAGCCTTGGAACGTTACGGTAAAAAAGTAAAACATTTCATCACTTTCAATGAGCCATATATTGAATTTTTTGTTGCAGAATACCTTATGAACATGGAACAAAGTAAAGAACCAGCTGTCACTCGTTTTGCCAGAGGAATGATGAAAGTACATAGAGAGATGGTAGCTAGTGCCGAGGTGATAAAAATGTATCACGAAATGAATTTGGGCGGAAAGATAGGGATGACTTTCAATTTTTCCCCTTGTTCCCCGCTAGATCCTAACAATCCAAACGATGTGAAAGCTTCAGCTTTGCAAGAAAAATTATTGAATACTGTTTTCCTTGATGGCTATTTCAAAGGTACTTATCCAAAAGAAGTATTGGATATGTTTACAAAATATGATCCTGCATTTCTACCTACGGCTGCCGATATGAAAATTCTGGCTGCAAATAAACCAGATTTCTTAGGTGTTAATTTTTATGCTCCAGCCTTAGTGAAATATGATGCTGCCGAGCCATTTGAAATGAAGTGGATGGATGTAAATACAGACAAAGTTAAATCTGCCAATGGCCCTGTACGCCCAGAAGAATTGTATAAATTTCTTGTCAAAATCAAAAAAGAATACAACAACCCCCAGATAATGATTACTGAAAATGGTGCAAGCTTCAAAAATAACGAAGACACGGTTATTAGTGGAAAAGTAAATGATGTTTTGCGTGCTGATTATATAAAACGTCACATAGAAGCGGTAGTAAAAGCTAAAAAAGAAGGCGTTAGAATGATCGGTTATTTCGCATGGAGCGGTTGGGATAATTTCGAATGGGTATTTGGTTACACATCCCGTTTTGGATTAATTCATGTTAATTTCGACACCCAAGAGCGTATCCCAAAACAAAGTTATTTTGAATATCAAAAACTGATTAAAGAGTATAAAAATTAA